A window of the Candidatus Hydrogenedentota bacterium genome harbors these coding sequences:
- the hrcA gene encoding heat-inducible transcriptional repressor HrcA has protein sequence MNRDVDLSERERSILQAVVHLYITTAEPVGSRSIVKRLGLEISPATVRNTMSDLEESGYLQQVHTSSGRVPTDKGYRYYVDYLMRVQELTIQERARIEMDLTERLDDADEVMRQTSHLLALISHQTGIVESPDESDARVNRVELMPLNTSRTAILIADSYGRVRTHIVSSERGLDPVMLGRVTQFLNDNLRGVSVDKLASTLHTRLRIFVDEQQQLAEEASRLLQLLPPQRSGQIYLDGTTHLFEHPEFRDVERAREVFNLLEERERVASLLRAGLRDTASTRPTILLGGEASMQGVDDIGIVAAPYSVGDKTVGMIGVLGPRRMPYSRVTALVDYTANMLSRLLTRLAG, from the coding sequence ATGAATCGTGATGTCGACCTGTCCGAGCGAGAGCGATCCATCCTCCAGGCGGTAGTGCATCTGTACATAACGACCGCCGAACCGGTGGGATCTCGGTCCATCGTGAAACGCCTGGGGCTGGAGATCAGCCCGGCGACGGTCCGCAACACGATGTCCGATCTCGAAGAGTCGGGCTACCTGCAGCAGGTGCACACGAGTTCCGGGAGAGTCCCGACCGACAAGGGTTACCGGTACTACGTGGACTACCTGATGCGGGTGCAGGAACTGACGATTCAGGAGCGGGCGCGCATCGAGATGGACCTGACCGAGCGGCTCGACGACGCGGACGAAGTCATGCGGCAGACGAGCCATCTGCTGGCGCTGATTTCGCATCAGACGGGCATCGTTGAGAGCCCGGACGAGAGCGACGCGCGGGTAAACCGCGTGGAGTTGATGCCGCTGAACACGTCGCGCACCGCAATCCTGATTGCGGACAGCTACGGACGGGTTCGCACGCACATCGTCTCGTCGGAGCGCGGCCTGGACCCGGTGATGCTGGGCCGGGTAACGCAGTTCCTGAACGACAACCTCCGCGGGGTATCCGTGGACAAGTTGGCGAGCACGTTGCATACGCGGCTGCGCATCTTCGTGGATGAGCAGCAGCAGTTGGCCGAAGAGGCTTCGCGGTTGTTGCAGTTGCTGCCTCCGCAACGCTCGGGCCAGATTTACTTGGACGGTACGACGCACCTGTTCGAGCATCCCGAGTTCAGGGACGTCGAACGGGCGCGCGAAGTGTTCAATTTGCTCGAAGAACGTGAACGCGTGGCGAGCTTATTGCGGGCCGGATTGCGTGACACGGCGAGCACGCGCCCGACCATCCTGCTGGGTGGCGAGGCGTCGATGCAGGGCGTCGACGACATCGGAATCGTCGCCGCGCCGTATTCCGTCGGCGACAAGACGGTTGGAATGATTGGAGTGTTGGGTCCGCGCCGTATGCCCTATTCACGGGTGACGGCGCTGGTGGATTATACGGCGAACATGCTGAGCCGGT
- a CDS encoding glycosyltransferase family 4 protein, whose product MRIGIDVGPVTQRPTGVGNYCRNLFSTLVEECRDDSFVAFSASMHPPALGSAGPRVTMRHFPAPTRALYGLWSTVGLPRIEAMTGPVDVYHATNFFLPPARTCGRVLTIHDLGFLVVPEMCSPKIVGPFSKRMRRFAAEADVVLADSEATRQDILRLLEVPPAKVVAAPLAAGKDLRPMDRDEARRVVRERHGLHEPYLLFVSTLEPRKNVTGLLRVFARLRDRIPHRLVLVGATGWNADPIVEAIATLGISDRVVRLGFAPGNDLNALYSAADVFVFPSYYEGFGLPVLEAMTCGCPVVTSNRSSLPEVVGEAGTMCEPDDHAAIAEAVMRLIEDGAARERAVARGLAQAATFSWSACAAITREAYERAASCVS is encoded by the coding sequence GTGCGCATCGGCATCGATGTCGGCCCAGTAACGCAACGCCCGACCGGCGTTGGCAACTATTGCCGTAACCTCTTCAGTACGCTTGTTGAGGAGTGCCGGGACGACTCGTTTGTCGCCTTCTCGGCGAGCATGCACCCGCCCGCCCTCGGCTCTGCCGGACCGCGCGTGACGATGCGCCACTTCCCGGCGCCTACGCGCGCCCTGTATGGACTTTGGTCAACCGTGGGCCTGCCGCGTATCGAAGCGATGACCGGCCCCGTGGATGTTTACCACGCCACCAATTTCTTTCTGCCGCCGGCGCGCACATGCGGGCGCGTGCTGACTATTCACGATTTGGGGTTTCTGGTCGTGCCGGAGATGTGCAGTCCCAAGATTGTAGGGCCGTTTTCGAAGCGGATGCGCCGCTTCGCGGCGGAGGCGGACGTCGTCCTCGCCGACTCGGAAGCGACGCGCCAAGATATCCTTCGGTTGCTGGAGGTGCCGCCCGCTAAGGTGGTGGCCGCGCCGCTGGCCGCTGGGAAGGACTTGCGGCCCATGGACCGCGACGAGGCGCGGCGCGTCGTCCGCGAACGCCACGGCCTGCACGAACCCTATTTGCTGTTCGTGAGCACGCTGGAACCTCGAAAGAACGTGACGGGACTGTTGCGTGTGTTTGCGCGATTGCGCGATCGCATACCTCATCGCTTGGTGCTTGTGGGCGCAACGGGCTGGAATGCCGATCCGATTGTTGAGGCCATCGCTACACTGGGCATCTCAGACCGTGTTGTGCGATTGGGGTTTGCCCCCGGCAACGATCTGAACGCCCTTTACTCGGCGGCGGATGTGTTTGTGTTTCCATCGTACTACGAGGGATTCGGGTTGCCCGTGCTGGAGGCGATGACGTGCGGGTGTCCGGTCGTGACGTCCAATCGCTCATCGTTGCCGGAGGTCGTGGGGGAAGCGGGCACGATGTGCGAGCCTGATGACCATGCGGCCATCGCGGAAGCAGTGATGCGTTTAATCGAAGACGGCGCAGCCAGGGAGCGGGCTGTGGCACGGGGATTGGCTCAGGCAGCAACGTTTTCGTGGAGCGCGTGCGCCGCTATCACACGTGAAGCATACGAAAGGGCGGCATCGTGCGTGTCCTGA